The DNA segment acacactgaaacagagaagtctagaGACAGAATGctactcacacaattctagaagtcaccaGTTGCTATCCTGTCAAAATGGAGTTGCAATCGAGTTGACATGTTCCTACTTCACTACatctttgttgttattgttgttgttgttattgttgttgttgtcagcaGCCTGTCAGTCATCACTTATCGTAGGGTTTGTATTCTTGTTCCAGAACCACGGTTCTGTTCCTCCTCTAGAGTCAGGGAAGTGAATCCTGACTGTTTCCTGTTCCTCTCTCAGCAGACGGTGCTCCGGCTCTGGTTCTGGACTTCACCCCGCCGGCAGCAGACTATCTGGACCTGAGGAACCGTCTGAAGTCCCAGCAGGTGGTTCTGGAGACGTGTTCTCTGCAGGAGCGCCTGCTCTCGGGAACCGTTCAGGTGCAGAACCTCTGCTTCCAGAAGAACGTGTGGGTCCGGATCACCTTCGACTCTTGGCGCTGCTTCCAGGACGTTCCGTGCTCGTACCTGAACCAGGTGTACGGTTCCCCCGACACCAACACCTTCTCCTTCTGCGCCTGCGTACCGGAGCTCCTGCACCCCAAGGACCGGGTCGAGTTCTGCGTCCAGTACCACACTCCGGAGGGAACCTTCTGGGACAACAACCAGGGGAACAACTACCGGCTGGTGGACCAGAGTCCCGGGAAGAACCAGGAGACTGATAGCCCCGGGCTGCAGATCCAGAACCAGAAACAGCGGGACCA comes from the Pseudochaenichthys georgianus unplaced genomic scaffold, fPseGeo1.2 scaffold_1798_arrow_ctg1, whole genome shotgun sequence genome and includes:
- the LOC117441557 gene encoding protein phosphatase 1 regulatory subunit 3C-B-like; amino-acid sequence: SADGAPALVLDFTPPAADYLDLRNRLKSQQVVLETCSLQERLLSGTVQVQNLCFQKNVWVRITFDSWRCFQDVPCSYLNQVYGSPDTNTFSFCACVPELLHPKDRVEFCVQYHTPEGTFWDNNQGNNYRLVDQSPGKNQETDSPGLQIQNQKQRDQIDPFGSPRTSTGVFLWQSCGSVETSAPYW